CGTAAAACCTTGATAAAATAACTCCGTATATTTACTTGGTAGGAAATAAAACATAATATTGTTGAGTGTTAAAAACACCAATGTATAAATAATAATCCAACCATAGTAATACAAAAGATTTCCACTAAATGTCGCGGGATCAATCAATCGCCAAATGATTACATATAATAACCCTACTAAACTATAAGTGATAAGATCCGATATCATGCTAAACAGCACATCTTGAGCGGGCGTTAGCGGTAGAATGGTCAAACGTTTTCTTAAACCTTTGAACTCTGCCTTCGTTTTCATCCCTACACTTGAGCCTAACATCATCACAAAAATAAACAACAATCCGGATACCGAAGAAAACTGCATCCCCGTCAATGCATGCGTCTCATCATAGGCGACCGTGTTAAACAACTGCCTTTCCCCAAAGCTCGTATCCAACTCTGCCAATAAGGCTGACGGATCATCCAACGCTCCTATCACTTGCCCTAAAGCTTCTTGATTGACGATCGACGACTGGATTTCTGTGAGTAATTGAACCAAAATACTTTCTTCAAGGCTTGACGAATTTTCCTTAGGTTCAATTTCAATCAAAGTTTCTTCCATATTTTGGCTGTAGCCTTCCAACAAGGTCACATTGAAAGACGAATCTTCCGCCGCTTCAACGAGCTCGATGTAAGCTACCATCTCTTTAGACCCCAAAACCTCTTCTAATAAATACCCCTGCTCCCCTTCATCGCGATTATTCACATAAATAGCAATCGGTTCAGAAGTATACTCTGGGATAAATGCTGGACTAAAAGAAAAACCAATAAAGTAAGAGAACATCAATGGCAAGACAATAAAGGTGGCGAAGATGGTGATGGTTTGTTGGATGTTCAGTCTCATTTGGGTCTTAAGGTAAAACCATAACTGTTTCATGATAGCCCCCCCTAATCGCGTAAGCTTTTGCCGGTCAGCTGTAAAAAGGCTTCTTCTAAACTAAGTTCCTCTTTATTTAACGTAGTTAATTCAAGTTGTAAGTCAGCAATTAAATTCAACAAAGCTTTGGTAGAGAATTCAAGCGGGTCTACGATGAGGTGGTATTTATTTTGATTGGAAATAACTTGTTGAACGCCTGAAAGCTTTTGGGTGAGTTGATTGTCAAAATTGAGTGGAGCCTGTTCGATTTCCAAATACCATTTGACGTTATCTTGCACCATTTGCTTAATTTCACTTTGCGACCCATAACCGATTTGATGACCTTTATCCAAAATGAAAAGGCGGTCACATAAGGCTTCAACCTCCTCCATATAATGCGAGGTATAGAGAACGGTGGTGCCATATTCATGGATCATGTATTTAATAAATTCAAATATTTTGTTGCGTGATTGAGGGTCAACCCCCACCGTAGGCTCATCTAATATAAGAAAGTTCGGCCGATGAAGGATCCCAGCTGCAATATTGAGGCGGCGTTGCATACCGCCCGAAAAAGTTTTGACAGGTTTTTTGACATGATTTGTCAAACCGATGACTTCTAACGCTTCCTGAATGCGTTCTTTTAATAGCTTGCCAGATAAACCGTACAAACCCCCGAAGTATTCTAAGTTTGCGATCGCATTTAATTCTTGCATCAAGGCAATCTCTTGTGGAACTAAACCAATTTGTTTGCGGATGGTGACGATGTCCGTGGGGACGTTTAAATTATCGACTTGGACATTACCTGAATTAAAGGGCGTTAGACCGGTAATAATATCAATTAAGGTTGACTTTCCTGCTCCATTGGGTCCAATTAAACCAAAGCATTCGCCCCGTTCAATAACAAACGACACATTATCCAATACCTGTTCTTCACCATAACTTTTGTAAATATGGTTGATATTCACATAACTCATTTCAAATACCTCGCTTTCCTAATTTGGTAAGTACAAGTTAATGCCAACTTCGGTGTCTTCAAATTGTGTTCCTTTAGGTGAGGTGAAAATTAAGTAGATATAGTAGAAATCACCCGCACAAGATCCTGCATGCATGCCTGTAATAGCTGCGTAGGTATAAACTTCTATATTGAAAATATAAAACAGAATGGTTAAAACGATAGAAATAATCGCAAAAGGTCCAATGGCTATAATAAACATTTGCCATTTATTATAGAAATTACCTGGACTCGTCGCATAGGCCATACCCGATTTAAATCCATAAAAAACTTTTCCGTTAGGCGCGAATAACTTAAAGAATAGGCCATGGATGAGCTCATGGACAATAATCATCAGTAGATAAAATAAAAGAAACAGTACAATAGGAATAAAATAATTATCTGCTATATCAAACAAATTAATACTCGTTTCGGTATCTGGTGCAATTTGTGAGCCTAACCCATAAAATAAGGCCATAAAGATAAACATGAGGACGATGGCTGCGACGTTGATGCCTATTAGTAATCGTTTGTTTTCAAATAAATTAACTTCTTTGATTAACTTCATTTTATACACCTCTTTCTTTGATAGTTTAAGTATAGATTTTTTGAGACCAAGTTTCTATTCACCAAGGTCATGGATTAACATGACTAAAGTCACACAAAAAAAGAGACTAATTCATCAGTCCCTTCTGAAAAGCAAAAATTGCCAGTTGCGTTCGATCCCGCAATTCAAGTTTGCTTAATATCATACTAATGTTATTTTTTATAGTACCTACCGAAAGAAACATATTGCCCGCTATTTCTTGGTTATTGAGGCCACTCGCTATGTAGCGAATAATTTCAATTTCCTTGTCGGATAAGTCAAAAGCTGCTGGCGAAAAAGCTGTATTGGCTTGCGCGGTTGTGTTGGCGAGCATAGCTTGACTAATTTTTCCATCCAGCACCACATTATCGCTGAGAGCAATTTGAATCCCTGCATAAATTTCCTCTGGACTACTATCTTTTAATAAATACCCCGACGCCCCCACTTGCATGGATTGAGAAATATATTCTACATCTTGAAAAGTGGTTAAGATAAGTACTTTAATGTTTGGATGTTTCTTTTTGATTAATTCGGTTCCTTCTATTCCATTGACTTCTGGCATCCGAATATCCATCAGTACGATATCGACGCGATGTTGATCACAAAAAGCGAGCGCTTCTCGACCATTTTTAACTTCACCAACGATTTCTAGCCTTTCGAATTCATTGAGTAAAATCTTTAAGCCACCCCGGATTAACTGTTCATCATCCACTAATAAGACTTTGATTGATTCCTTGCTCATAGGCAAATCCTCCTTTAGGTAGTACAATTCTAATTTTAAACCCTTGATTTATGGCGGACTGAACATGAACTTTCCCCCCTAATAGCTTAGCCCGTTCTTGCATGCCTAAAATACCCAATTGGGGTTTAATGGTATCTGTGCCTTGTCCATTGTCACTCATGGTAAGAATCAATGAATCATTGGTAAAATGGCAAACAATCCGTACTTCTGAAGCTTGACTATGTTTGGTGGTATTAACAAGAAACTCTTGCACGGCCCGGATAACGAGTTGTTCTTGTTCAGGTGATAAATTCCACAATAATTGATTGTGATTAAAATAAACCATTATTTGACTATTTTTTTCAAAAACTTGCAAAATAGTTTGCACTTGATCGATAAAAGCGACTTTTTGATATTGCGATGGCTTCATTTCATGAATCACTTTACGCACATTGCCTAACCCTTCTTTAGCAAATAAATGCAATTCTTTCAACATTTCAGAAGCTTGCAGGTTTGTCTTGGCGGTGAGTCTTTGAATGGCAGCCAATTGGATGACAATCGTTGACAAGGTATGCCCAACTGAATCATGTAAATCGCGTGAAATTCGATTACGTTCATTCAAGGTATGAATCTCTTCCATGGTTTGCATCTGGGATTTAAGAGATTGTAAATTTTCGGTTTGTTCATCGTATTGTCTACTTTTCTCATAGAGTTGCGCTTGTAGTGTGGTATTTTTAACATTTTGTTCCACTAACAACAGACTAATCAACAGAGTGGCTAAGGTAATTAATAGGGTATCCACTGTGGGTATGTGTGCTTGCGTATTAAATGCATAATAGAGTAAAAGTATCACGGTCAAGAATGCTAAATAATATAAGCTGACGCGTCGCGAGTAAATTTGGCGCAAATCCATGACAAAAACGGCAAGCATTAGGGTAGGAAAAGTTGGTAAAACAGCGATATTTATTAGCGTTAAAAGGCTGATGATGTGCAGTTGGATGGTTTTGTATTTTGGGTTGTCGAGGAAAAACCATTGAATGTTGCTGGCAATGACCCAGGTGAAAAACCAAAAAAAAGCATACTGCCAAAAGGTTCTAATGGGAATAAGTTGAAATAAATTTAGTAATAAGAGCACATATTTGATTGCAATCATGCCGTCACCTCATTTCCTTATTTATGTTTGGGGGACTTATTGTATTCTATCATCACGATAATAAATATTGCCGATTTTATGCGGTTCGGATGGGAGCCATGGCTCGCGCTGTCTGGCCATCAATACGGTATGTCCCGAAAATCTTTGGTTCCGCTTGGATGCCGGAATTTTCTCATCTGTCCCATCTAAGATGGCTTTAGCTAAACGGATATTGTTATCCAAAACCCTTTTATCTAATTCAAACGTTTCGTGGTTGACCAGAACTCTGTCATACTGTTGCGCATGAACACTAAATTTTACCATCGCCTCATAATGTTCTTGAATCGTTGAACTATTTTCCAAAAACATAAGTGTTGGATGTGAAATGGCATCGCCGAAAATAGCAATTCTTTCCTCCGGAATAATAAATACCATGCACCCCATACTGTGACCCGGTAAATCATATGGCAAAATGGTCAGACCACCTAAGTGAAATTGGATGTCTTCCGTTAGTGGTGTGTAAAGAGCAGTCCGTGGCGCCTGCCATAAGTTAAGGTTTTCAACAAAATCACTCGCAACATATTTTAACATTAGCTGTCTGCGCAAGGCGATTTCACTCTGTGCCTCTATCATATTGAAGTCTCTTTCATTGAGATAGACGTCGTCGAATTGGACTGCGCTCCCATTATGATCAGGGTGTCCATGCGATAAAACTAAGGTAATGGGAAGGTTTGTGAGTGTTTGTGCTACTGCTTTAATATCGCCATAGCCCCAACCACAATCAATTAAAACGGCTTGTTCATCCCCCACAACTAAATAACAACAAACATAGGGCATGATTAGCCGGAAAATACGGTTTGTAACCTTTTCTACTTTGAATAACAAATTTATCGCCTCGCATCTTTTATTAAAAGCAAGTATAGAGTAAAAAGGATACTGCGTATACAATATCCTATTTGCTTATTCATAGATTATCATTATAAACTAGTAAAATTCAATTAATTAAGAAGTTTTAGTAGGTTTTTTAATTGTTGCTCAGTTTTGAGGTGCGTTTTTACGGGGAAAGTTGGTAAGACAGGTAAATCACTTTGATGGTACTCGTCTGAAATTGTTGTTCCGCCTTTTTGGCTTTTACGCCTTAATGTGACGAGTTGCCGGTCGTCGTTTTTGCGGGAAGGCCGCCAATCGCACTTGCCGGATGTCGTTTGAAATCGACGACCGCCTTTTTGACATTTACGCCTTAATATGACGAGTTGCCGGTCGTCGTTTTTGCGGGAAGGCCGGTAATCGCACTTGCCGGATGTCGTCTGAAATCGACGACCGCCTTTTTGACATTTACGCCTTAATGCAGCGGATTGGCGTAAGCAGGAAGTGATAAGCCGTCTTTCAATGCTCACCTAAGTTATTGTCACATGGAAATATCTGAGTGACAATAACGTTTTCTCATTTAACAATTACTTTTTTATCCGGATTTTGGGCAGAATCAGGTTATTCTGTCCTTTTTTACTTGGATTTTGGACAGAATCAGGTTATTCTGTCCTTTTTTGATCGAATTTTGGACAGAAT
This window of the Fundicoccus culcitae genome carries:
- a CDS encoding ABC transporter permease; the protein is MKQLWFYLKTQMRLNIQQTITIFATFIVLPLMFSYFIGFSFSPAFIPEYTSEPIAIYVNNRDEGEQGYLLEEVLGSKEMVAYIELVEAAEDSSFNVTLLEGYSQNMEETLIEIEPKENSSSLEESILVQLLTEIQSSIVNQEALGQVIGALDDPSALLAELDTSFGERQLFNTVAYDETHALTGMQFSSVSGLLFIFVMMLGSSVGMKTKAEFKGLRKRLTILPLTPAQDVLFSMISDLITYSLVGLLYVIIWRLIDPATFSGNLLYYYGWIIIYTLVFLTLNNIMFYFLPSKYTELFYQGFTVIYLLLGLIPIEQFLGDSFRSFFEVNHFRQIFQQPMYDFILTQEWGQHIGLALGLLAFVIIMTWLIIAYRTRKELSPR
- a CDS encoding ABC transporter ATP-binding protein, coding for MSYVNINHIYKSYGEEQVLDNVSFVIERGECFGLIGPNGAGKSTLIDIITGLTPFNSGNVQVDNLNVPTDIVTIRKQIGLVPQEIALMQELNAIANLEYFGGLYGLSGKLLKERIQEALEVIGLTNHVKKPVKTFSGGMQRRLNIAAGILHRPNFLILDEPTVGVDPQSRNKIFEFIKYMIHEYGTTVLYTSHYMEEVEALCDRLFILDKGHQIGYGSQSEIKQMVQDNVKWYLEIEQAPLNFDNQLTQKLSGVQQVISNQNKYHLIVDPLEFSTKALLNLIADLQLELTTLNKEELSLEEAFLQLTGKSLRD
- a CDS encoding DUF3267 domain-containing protein — translated: MKLIKEVNLFENKRLLIGINVAAIVLMFIFMALFYGLGSQIAPDTETSINLFDIADNYFIPIVLFLLFYLLMIIVHELIHGLFFKLFAPNGKVFYGFKSGMAYATSPGNFYNKWQMFIIAIGPFAIISIVLTILFYIFNIEVYTYAAITGMHAGSCAGDFYYIYLIFTSPKGTQFEDTEVGINLYLPN
- a CDS encoding response regulator transcription factor, whose protein sequence is MSKESIKVLLVDDEQLIRGGLKILLNEFERLEIVGEVKNGREALAFCDQHRVDIVLMDIRMPEVNGIEGTELIKKKHPNIKVLILTTFQDVEYISQSMQVGASGYLLKDSSPEEIYAGIQIALSDNVVLDGKISQAMLANTTAQANTAFSPAAFDLSDKEIEIIRYIASGLNNQEIAGNMFLSVGTIKNNISMILSKLELRDRTQLAIFAFQKGLMN
- a CDS encoding sensor histidine kinase, with product MIAIKYVLLLLNLFQLIPIRTFWQYAFFWFFTWVIASNIQWFFLDNPKYKTIQLHIISLLTLINIAVLPTFPTLMLAVFVMDLRQIYSRRVSLYYLAFLTVILLLYYAFNTQAHIPTVDTLLITLATLLISLLLVEQNVKNTTLQAQLYEKSRQYDEQTENLQSLKSQMQTMEEIHTLNERNRISRDLHDSVGHTLSTIVIQLAAIQRLTAKTNLQASEMLKELHLFAKEGLGNVRKVIHEMKPSQYQKVAFIDQVQTILQVFEKNSQIMVYFNHNQLLWNLSPEQEQLVIRAVQEFLVNTTKHSQASEVRIVCHFTNDSLILTMSDNGQGTDTIKPQLGILGMQERAKLLGGKVHVQSAINQGFKIRIVLPKGGFAYEQGINQSLISG
- a CDS encoding MBL fold metallo-hydrolase, translated to MLFKVEKVTNRIFRLIMPYVCCYLVVGDEQAVLIDCGWGYGDIKAVAQTLTNLPITLVLSHGHPDHNGSAVQFDDVYLNERDFNMIEAQSEIALRRQLMLKYVASDFVENLNLWQAPRTALYTPLTEDIQFHLGGLTILPYDLPGHSMGCMVFIIPEERIAIFGDAISHPTLMFLENSSTIQEHYEAMVKFSVHAQQYDRVLVNHETFELDKRVLDNNIRLAKAILDGTDEKIPASKRNQRFSGHTVLMARQREPWLPSEPHKIGNIYYRDDRIQ